In Anaerolineales bacterium, the following are encoded in one genomic region:
- a CDS encoding DUF402 domain-containing protein, whose protein sequence is MTEITVLKQNPAGELLYQWQGKLLSQTSNQVLIEAAFNAESGKLIDIQLNQGDRFLETYYLDRWFNIFEIRDPQDDHLKGWYCNVSAPAVLRPGELVFRDFALDLLVYPDGRQFILDEDEFAALDCAPDERQLALDGLAQLQAEFAARFRKRL, encoded by the coding sequence TACCAGTGGCAGGGGAAGCTGCTCTCCCAGACGTCCAACCAAGTGCTGATCGAAGCGGCCTTTAACGCCGAGAGCGGCAAGCTGATCGATATTCAACTGAACCAGGGCGACCGCTTTTTGGAAACCTATTATTTGGATCGCTGGTTCAATATCTTTGAAATTCGTGACCCGCAAGACGACCACCTCAAAGGCTGGTACTGCAACGTGTCCGCCCCTGCTGTGCTGCGCCCTGGGGAGCTGGTTTTCCGTGACTTCGCCTTGGATCTGCTGGTTTACCCGGATGGGCGCCAATTCATTCTGGATGAGGACGAATTCGCCGCGCTGGACTGCGCGCCAGACGAGCGCCAGCTGGCGCTAGATGGGCTGGCCCAGCTGCAAGCGGAGTTTGCGGCACGCTTCCGCAAGCGGTTGTAG